The following proteins come from a genomic window of Bacillota bacterium:
- a CDS encoding DUF951 domain-containing protein, whose protein sequence is MPIKFYLGDVVQTRKAHPCGSDQWEIIRTGMDIRVRCLGCGHVVLMPRRRFERAFKRLIRRPLEEPPSGGATAR, encoded by the coding sequence ATGCCGATCAAGTTCTACCTGGGCGACGTGGTTCAGACCCGCAAGGCGCACCCGTGCGGCTCGGATCAATGGGAGATCATCCGCACCGGGATGGACATCCGCGTGCGGTGCCTCGGCTGTGGCCACGTGGTGCTGATGCCCCGGCGCCGCTTTGAGCGGGCGTTCAAGCGGCTGATCCGCCGGCCGCTGGAGGAGCCGCCCTCGGGCGGAGCGACGGCGCGATAG
- a CDS encoding QueT transporter family protein — protein MWQSGVMDEETPRPAAERPVRRITRAAVIAALYVVLAAALGRLSFGVALGPVLVELRIAEALAVLPILYPEAVPALFVGVWLANVIGGLGPWDIWGGSLVTLLAAYLTWRDRHSWKAYLWPIVTNGVLISVYLSAIFGLPYWTTALGITASEAVVVLALGVPLVRLLRRFEANRT, from the coding sequence TTGTGGCAGAGTGGTGTCATGGACGAGGAGACGCCACGCCCGGCCGCCGAACGCCCCGTACGGCGCATCACCAGAGCCGCCGTGATCGCCGCCCTGTATGTGGTCCTGGCAGCGGCCCTGGGCCGCCTGAGCTTCGGGGTGGCGCTCGGCCCCGTTCTGGTGGAACTCCGCATCGCCGAGGCGCTGGCGGTGCTCCCCATCCTCTATCCCGAAGCTGTGCCGGCCCTGTTCGTGGGCGTGTGGCTTGCCAACGTCATCGGAGGCCTGGGCCCGTGGGACATCTGGGGAGGCAGCCTCGTCACGCTTCTGGCAGCTTACCTCACCTGGCGGGACCGCCACAGCTGGAAGGCGTACCTGTGGCCCATCGTCACCAACGGGGTGCTGATCAGCGTTTACTTGAGCGCCATCTTCGGACTCCCGTACTGGACCACGGCCCTGGGCATCACGGCAAGCGAAGCGGTGGTGGTGCTGGCGCTGGGGGTGCCCCTGGTGCGGCTCCTGCGCCGCTTCGAAGCGAACCGAACCTGA
- a CDS encoding thiamine pyrophosphate-dependent dehydrogenase E1 component subunit alpha yields MYRFMVLSRALDERMWIIQRQGKVPFVITAHGQEAAQVGAAMALRPGQDVIVPYYRDMALMLTLGMTPRELMLNVFSRAEDPNGGGRQMPAHFSLPRLRVLTGSSPVGTQIPHAAGAALASRLRGEDSVTFCSFGEGATSTGDFHEGVNFAAVLKLPVIFFCENNQYAISVPVRRQMAVESAAQRAAGYGIEGRSVDGQDPVPVYLAVSEAAERARAGRGPTLIEVRTYRFVPHTSDDDDRTYRTRSEVEEFRQKDPIPLMRRRLEEAGLWDEQREKALRDEVAAIVDDAADYAERAPRPDPASVMRHVYAD; encoded by the coding sequence ATGTACCGGTTCATGGTGCTCTCACGCGCCCTGGACGAGCGGATGTGGATCATCCAGCGCCAGGGAAAGGTTCCCTTCGTCATCACCGCCCACGGCCAGGAGGCGGCGCAGGTGGGCGCGGCCATGGCGCTTAGGCCAGGGCAAGACGTCATCGTGCCGTACTACCGGGACATGGCGCTGATGCTCACGTTGGGCATGACGCCCAGGGAACTGATGCTCAACGTCTTCTCCCGGGCGGAGGACCCGAACGGCGGCGGGCGCCAGATGCCTGCCCACTTCAGCCTGCCGCGCCTTCGGGTCCTGACGGGGTCGAGCCCCGTGGGAACGCAGATCCCCCACGCGGCCGGGGCCGCCCTGGCCAGCCGGCTGCGGGGGGAGGACAGCGTCACGTTCTGCTCGTTCGGGGAAGGGGCGACCAGCACCGGCGACTTCCACGAGGGGGTAAACTTCGCGGCGGTTCTCAAGCTGCCGGTGATCTTCTTCTGCGAGAACAACCAGTACGCCATCTCCGTGCCGGTGCGCCGGCAGATGGCCGTCGAGAGCGCCGCGCAGCGCGCGGCCGGCTACGGTATCGAGGGGCGCAGCGTGGACGGGCAGGACCCGGTGCCGGTCTACCTGGCGGTGTCGGAAGCGGCCGAGCGAGCGCGGGCCGGCCGCGGGCCGACGCTGATCGAGGTGCGCACCTACCGGTTCGTGCCACACACGAGTGACGATGACGACCGCACCTACAGAACGCGCAGCGAGGTCGAGGAGTTCCGCCAGAAGGACCCCATCCCGCTCATGCGGCGGCGCCTCGAGGAAGCCGGGCTGTGGGACGAACAGCGCGAGAAGGCACTGCGGGACGAGGTGGCAGCCATCGTCGACGACGCGGCCGACTACGCCGAACGGGCGCCACGCCCTGACCCTGCCAGCGTCATGCGGCACGTCTATGCGGACTGA